From Ipomoea triloba cultivar NCNSP0323 chromosome 5, ASM357664v1, the proteins below share one genomic window:
- the LOC116021233 gene encoding (-)-germacrene D synthase-like, with translation MAANSQLLSAIPSNQTPMDEVTRRSANFHPTIWGDYFLTYSSQPMEVDTEDWLEHQKLKEEIKNMLVEAPNISSQKLDLINKIQRLGVYYQFENEIDASLEYIFKAYDDFNDGEDENDLYVVSLRFRLLRQDGYHVSAGVLEKFKDGNGKFKESLINNVQAMLSLYEASHLRVHGEQILEEALTFTTSQLESMLPHLSNPLRSQISEALKQPIRRRLTRLDAQKFISTFEHDGTQDALLLKFAKLDFNLLQRQHQRELGSLTRWWKGLDVPNKLPFARDRLVECYFWTLGTYFEPKYQLARKFILKIISLTSIVDDIYDVYGTPDELKLFTNAVQRWDVSATNQLPEYMRSTYIYLLDTYAEMEKELANEGESYRVNYAKIEMTKLVGAYYEESKWYNDGCSPTFEEYMKVALVTSGYTMLATTSLVGMQEDFLTKEAFDWMISGPLIVRASEIVGRLMDDITGYEFEQQRGHFESSVQIFMKEYGKSKEETTTELQEQVINAWKDINQECLKPTIFPMPILTRILNLTRVIDLLYHDGDLYTHSKTKLKQIITSTLVNPIL, from the exons GAAGTGGATACAGAAGATTGGCTAGAGCATCAAAAATTGAAAGAAGAGATAAAGAACATGCTTGTGGAAGCCCCAAACATTTCTTCCCAAAAATTGGACTTGATTAACAAGATCCAGCGTTTAGGAGTGTATTATCAGTTTGAAAATGAGATTGACGCTTCATTGGAATACATATTCAAGGCATATGATGATTTCAATGATGGGGAAGATGAAAATGATCTTTATGTTGTCTCTTTGCGTTTTCGATTGCTTAGACAAGATGGCTATCACGTATCAGCTG GTGTGCTTGAAAAGTTCAAGGACGGTAATGGAAAGTTCAAGGAATCGTTAATCAACAATGTACAAGCAATGCTGAGCTTGTACGAAGCATCACATCTTAGAGTGCATGGAGAGCAGATTTTGGAGGAAGCACTAACATTTACCACTTCTCAACTAGAATCCATGCTACCACACTTGAGCAATCCTCTTAGATCACAAATCAGTGAAGCACTAAAGCAACCAATTCGCAGGAGATTAACGAGGCTAGACGCACAAAAGTTCATATCAACTTTTGAACATGATGGAACACAAGATGCTTTATTGTTGAAATTTGCAAAATTAGACTTCAACTTGCTGCAAAGGCAACATCAAAGAGAGCTAGGTAGTCTTACAAg GTGGTGGAAAGGATTAGATGTTCCAAATAAATTGCCTTTTGCAAGAGATAGGTTGGTGGAATGCTACTTTTGGACATTGGGAACGTATTTTGAACCAAAATATCAACTCGCAAGGaaatttattcttaaaattatttctctaaCTTCAATTGTTGATGATATTTACGATGTTTATGGAACCCCTGATGAGCTCAAGCTTTTCACTAACGCAGTGCAAAG ATGGGATGTTAGTGCTACAAATCAATTACCAGAATATATGAGGTCTACTTACATTTACCTTCTTGATACTTATGCTGAAATGGAGAAAGAGTTAGCTAATGAAGGTGAATCGTATCGCGTCAACTATGCAAAAATTGAG aTGACAAAATTAGTGGGAGCATATTATGAGGAATCCAAGTGGTATAATGATGGTTGCTCTCCAACATTTGAAGAGTACATGAAGGTTGCATTGGTAACGTCGGGTTACACGATGCTAGCAACAACTTCTTTAGTAGGCATGCAAGAAGACTTTTTAACTAAAGAAGCCTTTGATTGGATGATTAGCGGACCATTAATTGTGAGGGCTTCAGAGATCGTTGGCAGATTAATGGATGACATAACTGGATATGAG TTTGAACAACAAAGAGGACACTTTGAATCATCTGTGCAAATCTTTATGAAAGAAtatggaaaatcaaaagaagagACCACGACGGAGTTGCAAGAACAAGTCATCAATGCCTGGAAAGACATTAATCAAGAATGTCTCAAGCCTACTATTTTCCCTATGCCTATACTCACCCGAATTCTCAACCTTACAAGAGTTATAGATTTGCTATACCATGATGGAGATTTGTATACACATTCCAAAACCAAGTTGAAGCAGATCATTACCTCTACGTTGGTTAATCCGATCCTGTGa